In one Marinilabiliales bacterium genomic region, the following are encoded:
- a CDS encoding cytidine deaminase, which produces MCEYTINITVSEYESADELAEKFRELVIRARQIAQSAYIPYSGFGVGAALLLEDGAIITGNNQENAAYPSGNCAERIALYYANSQFPEKSVIALAISGIDKNGERVELPIYPCGACRQVMLETETRFGNKIKLFFDGKSRIQSVGSAREILPLSFDKNALFPVSH; this is translated from the coding sequence ATGTGTGAATATACCATAAATATAACAGTATCGGAATATGAATCTGCAGATGAACTTGCAGAAAAATTCAGGGAGCTTGTAATACGGGCACGGCAGATCGCACAATCTGCCTATATCCCATATTCCGGCTTCGGGGTTGGCGCTGCCCTTCTCCTGGAAGACGGTGCGATTATAACCGGGAACAACCAGGAGAACGCTGCATATCCATCAGGGAACTGCGCAGAGAGGATAGCACTCTATTATGCGAATTCCCAGTTTCCGGAGAAATCCGTAATTGCGCTGGCAATATCAGGGATTGATAAAAACGGAGAAAGGGTCGAACTTCCCATTTATCCCTGCGGAGCATGCCGTCAGGTAATGCTTGAGACAGAAACACGATTCGGAAACAAAATCAAACTCTTTTTTGACGGGAAGAGCAGGATACAATCGGTTGGGAGTGCCCGGGAGATTTTGCCATTAAGCTTTGACAAAAACGCCCTCTTTCCGGTCAGTCATTAA
- a CDS encoding PAS domain-containing protein → MRYRILIAGDDDRSMSLLRKAIEPFTQEFSVYCRLSGKDNEVPDISEIPDLIILDFEDVKDKGITFLNMIRDNPLLISTPVLMTTMFVSKEVQSAIIAGTDDFIKKPVQRVELILRIKFLIKRNNLYRENINQSAELRKLSLVADKSENSVLITNTNGDLEWANKAFEKLYECSLAEFGNRHGKNLPKISAEFSEAFKKCKKDRKWQVYENRHKTGSGEIKWIQTSLTPVIEGNGEITSFIAVETDVTKLKTAQERLLELNQDMVDLTVNLEQINKKLEEQQKEITLQKKLAEEQKKLADNLLINIFPYEIAEQLKVKGYTKPKHYRMVSIVFTDFVGFSSISDQLSIHDLIKELSMYFEKFDAISKDHYIEKIKTIGDSYMCAGGLPLRNRSNPIDTALASLEMLKFVKETNKHQKKENKPEWRIRLGIHTGEVIAGVIGNNKMAYDIWGDAVNTASRIETSGEPNQINISGSTYSYIHNYFDCSYRGRIDVRNKGQVDMYFLNRLKKEYSEDDKGTIPNSAFRKILSEF, encoded by the coding sequence ATGAGATACAGGATTCTGATAGCGGGTGACGACGACAGATCAATGTCCCTTTTAAGAAAAGCCATTGAACCATTTACACAGGAATTTTCTGTGTATTGCAGATTATCCGGAAAAGATAATGAGGTTCCGGATATTTCAGAGATTCCTGATCTGATAATTCTGGATTTTGAAGATGTTAAAGACAAGGGCATCACGTTTCTCAACATGATCAGGGATAACCCTCTCCTTATAAGTACGCCCGTACTTATGACTACCATGTTTGTCTCCAAGGAAGTGCAGTCAGCTATCATTGCCGGTACAGATGACTTCATAAAAAAACCCGTTCAACGGGTCGAATTGATATTAAGAATCAAGTTTCTGATAAAGAGAAACAATCTTTACCGTGAAAACATTAACCAGTCCGCCGAACTCCGAAAACTATCGCTTGTAGCTGACAAATCTGAGAATTCGGTGCTTATCACAAATACAAATGGCGACCTTGAGTGGGCTAACAAGGCCTTCGAAAAGTTATATGAATGCAGCCTTGCTGAGTTTGGAAACAGGCACGGCAAAAACCTGCCCAAAATTTCAGCTGAGTTCTCAGAAGCATTTAAAAAATGCAAAAAAGACCGTAAATGGCAGGTCTATGAGAACAGGCACAAGACAGGATCAGGTGAAATAAAATGGATCCAGACATCGCTAACACCTGTAATTGAAGGCAATGGAGAAATAACCAGCTTTATAGCGGTTGAAACAGATGTGACAAAATTGAAGACTGCACAGGAGAGACTGCTTGAGCTGAATCAGGATATGGTAGACCTTACCGTCAACCTTGAACAGATAAACAAAAAGCTTGAGGAACAGCAAAAAGAGATTACCCTGCAAAAAAAACTGGCAGAAGAGCAAAAGAAACTTGCAGACAACCTTCTGATCAATATTTTCCCCTACGAAATTGCGGAACAGTTAAAAGTAAAAGGCTATACCAAACCTAAGCATTACAGGATGGTATCTATAGTGTTTACCGACTTTGTGGGCTTCTCAAGCATATCCGACCAGCTCTCAATTCACGATCTTATAAAAGAGCTGAGCATGTACTTTGAGAAATTTGATGCAATATCAAAAGATCATTATATCGAAAAGATAAAAACCATAGGTGATTCCTATATGTGTGCAGGAGGATTGCCCCTCAGGAACCGCAGTAATCCCATTGACACCGCTCTGGCATCACTTGAGATGCTGAAATTTGTAAAAGAGACCAATAAACACCAGAAAAAGGAGAACAAGCCTGAATGGAGAATAAGGCTGGGCATTCACACAGGTGAGGTAATAGCAGGAGTTATAGGTAATAACAAAATGGCCTATGATATCTGGGGAGACGCCGTTAATACTGCAAGCAGGATTGAAACAAGCGGTGAACCAAACCAGATAAATATTTCGGGCTCGACATACAGCTATATCCATAATTATTTTGATTGCAGCTACAGGGGCAGGATAGATGTTCGCAACAAAGGCCAGGTTGACATGTATTTTCTGAACCGGCTCAAAAAAGAGTACAGTGAGGATGATAAAGGTACGATACCCAACAGTGCATTCAGAAAAATCCTTTCAGAATTCTAA
- a CDS encoding RNA pseudouridine synthase, which produces MSENNTDIQPGISQKPLVIYEDNHLIAVNKKCSDLVQGDSTGDQTLQEALKIWVREKYNKPGNVFLGVIHRLDRPVSGAVLFAKTGKALARMNNLFKTGNVKKTYWAITGVKPPENKGSLVHFLKKDREKNKSFITGRTTKGAKEAKLNYSVIYKFRNYYLLEVDLLTGRHHQIRCQLSAIGSPIVGDLKYGYPRSLENGGIALHSRDISFKHPVSGQETIIRADPSGHILWDIYLKKLRAGNQ; this is translated from the coding sequence ATGAGCGAGAACAATACTGATATACAGCCAGGCATTAGCCAGAAACCTCTTGTAATATATGAAGACAATCACCTGATTGCAGTAAACAAAAAATGCTCGGATCTCGTACAGGGCGACAGTACGGGAGATCAGACGCTTCAGGAAGCTCTGAAAATATGGGTCAGGGAGAAATATAACAAACCGGGAAACGTGTTTCTCGGTGTCATCCACAGGCTTGACAGACCGGTAAGCGGGGCTGTTTTATTCGCAAAAACAGGGAAGGCTCTTGCAAGGATGAATAATCTATTCAAAACCGGAAACGTCAAAAAGACTTATTGGGCAATTACCGGAGTCAAACCACCTGAAAACAAAGGCTCACTGGTACACTTTCTGAAAAAAGACCGGGAAAAGAACAAATCATTTATTACCGGCAGAACTACCAAAGGAGCAAAAGAAGCAAAGCTGAACTACAGTGTAATTTATAAATTCAGAAATTACTACCTGCTTGAAGTTGATCTTCTTACCGGCAGACATCACCAGATACGCTGCCAGTTGTCTGCTATCGGAAGCCCAATTGTGGGCGATCTCAAGTACGGATATCCCAGGTCACTTGAAAACGGGGGGATAGCCCTTCATTCGAGGGATATCTCGTTTAAACACCCGGTGAGCGGCCAGGAAACAATAATCAGGGCAGATCCCTCCGGTCACATACTATGGGATATTTATCTTAAAAAATTAAGAGCCGGAAACCAATGA
- the panB gene encoding 3-methyl-2-oxobutanoate hydroxymethyltransferase, with amino-acid sequence MSVYKSSKPRKVTTHVLQEMKLHGEKIAMITAYDYSMARIIDATGIDIVLVGDSASNVMAGNESTLPITLEHMIYHATSVVRAINRALVVVDMPFGTYQGNSREAMSSAIRIMKETGGHAVKMEGGHEIIESVRRILSAGIPVMGHLGLMPQSIHKFGTYVVRATEEEEAGKLVEDARLLEEAGCFAIVLEKIPAILAAKVSSELKIPVIGIGAGADVDGQVLVLHDMLGIIQEFSPRFLRRYHNLYEEIKGAVQSYTEDVKNRSFPNEREQY; translated from the coding sequence ATGTCGGTATACAAAAGCTCAAAGCCAAGGAAGGTTACCACACATGTCCTGCAGGAGATGAAGCTGCACGGAGAGAAGATAGCTATGATAACCGCCTATGATTACTCAATGGCCAGAATAATCGATGCAACAGGGATCGATATTGTCCTTGTAGGGGATTCAGCTTCTAATGTAATGGCAGGTAACGAATCAACCCTTCCTATTACACTGGAACATATGATATACCATGCCACATCTGTTGTACGGGCCATAAACAGGGCCCTTGTTGTGGTTGATATGCCGTTCGGGACTTACCAGGGAAATTCCAGGGAAGCAATGTCATCGGCAATCCGGATAATGAAAGAGACCGGAGGTCACGCTGTTAAAATGGAAGGAGGACATGAGATCATAGAATCTGTCAGACGGATCCTTTCGGCCGGGATACCGGTAATGGGACATCTCGGTCTGATGCCTCAGTCAATCCACAAATTCGGGACATACGTAGTCAGGGCCACTGAAGAAGAGGAAGCCGGGAAGCTTGTTGAGGATGCAAGGTTGCTGGAAGAGGCCGGCTGCTTTGCCATAGTACTGGAAAAAATACCGGCAATACTGGCAGCTAAAGTGTCATCGGAACTGAAGATCCCGGTAATAGGCATAGGCGCCGGGGCTGATGTTGACGGACAGGTTCTTGTGCTCCACGATATGCTTGGAATTATCCAGGAATTCTCACCAAGGTTCCTCAGAAGATATCACAATCTTTATGAAGAAATTAAAGGAGCCGTTCAGAGCTACACCGAAGACGTAAAAAACAGGAGCTTCCCCAATGAGCGAGAACAATACTGA
- the dnaK gene encoding molecular chaperone DnaK: MGKIIGIDLGTTNSCVSVMEGNEPVVIPNSEGKRTTPSIVAFVDNGERKVGDPAKRQAITNPERTISSIKRFMGETYDKLSPEIGRVSFKVEKGDNNTPRIIIGDRKYSPQEISAMVLQKMKKTAEDYLGQEVTEAVITVPAYFSDSQRQATKEAGEIAGLKVKRIINEPTAAALAYGLDKKSQDLKIAVYDLGGGTFDISILELGDGVFEVKSTNGDTHLGGDDFDQVIIDWLAEEFKKDEGIDLKRDPMALQRLKEAAEKAKIELSSSTSTEINLPYIMPVDGIPKHIVKTLTRSHFEKLSDKLIQATIEPCKKALKDSGLAANEINEVILVGGSTRMPAIQKVVEQFFGKTPSKGVNPDEVVAIGAAIQGGVLTGEVKDVLLLDVTPLSLGIETMGGVMTRLIESNTTIPTKKTETFTTAADNQPSVEIHVLQGERPVATGNKTIGRFHLDGIPPAPRGVPQVEVTFDIDANGILNVSARDKGTNKQQSIRIEASSGLNEEEIKRMREEAKAHEEEDKKTREKADKMNAADSLIFQTEKQLKEFGDKLPADKKGPIEDALGKLKEAHKNQDLEAIDKATAELNTVWQAASEEMYKTSQAQSGQQSPQEGAAEDDTSNQGPKDDGDVTDVDFEEVK; encoded by the coding sequence ATGGGTAAAATAATTGGAATAGATCTGGGTACAACAAACAGTTGCGTATCTGTTATGGAGGGTAACGAACCTGTTGTTATTCCCAACAGCGAGGGGAAAAGAACAACTCCCTCAATTGTTGCTTTTGTTGATAACGGTGAAAGAAAAGTTGGCGATCCGGCAAAGCGGCAGGCAATAACCAATCCTGAAAGGACAATTTCGTCCATCAAGCGTTTTATGGGCGAAACCTATGATAAACTTTCGCCTGAGATCGGTAGGGTTTCATTTAAGGTTGAAAAGGGTGATAACAACACTCCGCGTATTATTATAGGTGACCGTAAATATTCACCGCAGGAGATTTCAGCCATGGTGCTTCAAAAGATGAAGAAAACCGCTGAAGACTATCTGGGACAGGAAGTGACGGAGGCAGTGATTACCGTACCAGCCTATTTTAGTGACTCTCAACGACAGGCTACAAAGGAGGCAGGAGAAATCGCCGGTCTTAAAGTTAAAAGGATTATCAATGAACCGACTGCTGCTGCACTGGCTTACGGTCTTGACAAAAAATCCCAGGACCTGAAAATAGCTGTATATGACCTTGGCGGGGGTACTTTTGATATTTCTATCCTTGAACTGGGCGATGGCGTGTTTGAAGTCAAATCTACAAATGGTGACACACATCTGGGTGGAGATGACTTTGACCAGGTTATTATTGACTGGCTGGCCGAGGAGTTTAAGAAAGATGAGGGGATTGATCTTAAGAGGGACCCCATGGCCCTCCAGAGGCTTAAGGAAGCAGCTGAGAAAGCCAAGATTGAGCTTTCCAGCTCAACAAGTACAGAGATCAACCTGCCTTATATAATGCCGGTCGACGGTATTCCCAAACACATTGTAAAGACATTGACCAGGTCGCATTTCGAGAAACTCAGTGATAAGCTTATTCAGGCCACCATAGAGCCATGCAAGAAGGCGCTTAAAGACAGCGGATTAGCAGCCAATGAGATCAATGAAGTTATCCTTGTTGGAGGATCCACACGTATGCCTGCCATACAGAAAGTGGTTGAACAGTTTTTCGGGAAGACACCCTCCAAGGGGGTTAATCCTGATGAAGTAGTTGCAATAGGTGCTGCAATCCAGGGAGGTGTTTTAACTGGTGAAGTAAAGGACGTTCTTCTGCTCGATGTTACCCCCCTGTCTCTTGGAATTGAAACCATGGGCGGTGTAATGACCAGGCTTATTGAGTCGAATACCACAATACCGACCAAGAAAACTGAGACATTTACAACGGCGGCCGACAATCAGCCTTCAGTTGAGATCCACGTTCTGCAGGGTGAAAGGCCGGTGGCCACCGGTAACAAAACTATCGGAAGGTTCCACCTTGATGGGATACCTCCTGCACCCAGGGGCGTACCGCAGGTTGAGGTTACGTTTGACATTGATGCAAACGGGATACTTAATGTTTCTGCAAGGGACAAGGGAACCAACAAACAGCAGAGTATAAGGATCGAGGCATCATCAGGACTGAATGAAGAGGAGATTAAGAGGATGCGCGAGGAAGCAAAAGCTCATGAAGAAGAAGATAAAAAGACCCGGGAAAAGGCTGACAAAATGAATGCCGCTGACAGCCTTATTTTCCAGACAGAAAAACAGCTCAAGGAGTTTGGTGATAAATTGCCCGCCGACAAAAAGGGTCCCATAGAGGATGCCCTTGGAAAACTTAAGGAGGCACACAAAAACCAGGATCTGGAAGCAATAGATAAGGCAACGGCCGAGCTCAATACCGTATGGCAGGCAGCATCTGAAGAGATGTACAAAACCAGCCAGGCCCAGTCCGGACAGCAATCCCCTCAGGAGGGTGCCGCTGAAGATGATACCTCCAATCAGGGCCCTAAAGATGATGGCGATGTGACCGACGTTGATTTTGAGGAGGTTAAGTAG
- a CDS encoding MarR family transcriptional regulator → MDNSDLIIKILRENGAMRPGEIAGKAGLDKKDVDNSIKKLKAEEKIFSPKRCFYDVRG, encoded by the coding sequence ATGGATAACAGTGATCTTATAATTAAAATTCTCAGGGAAAACGGAGCGATGCGTCCGGGTGAAATTGCCGGCAAGGCTGGCCTGGATAAAAAGGATGTTGATAATTCAATAAAGAAACTAAAGGCAGAGGAGAAGATCTTCTCTCCGAAAAGGTGTTTCTATGATGTAAGGGGCTGA
- a CDS encoding DEAD/DEAH box helicase, translating to MHSFKDFGFHSLIEESIDSMGFIKPTPVQTQTIPVILQGRDLIACAQTGTGKTAAFLLPVLQKLVENNDFDGIKLLVIVPTRELAIQIDQQLQGFSYFVPVSSVAVYGGGDGDSWERQKSAVAEGVNMIIATPGRLISLINLEYLRAESLRTLVLDEADRMLDMGFYEDIVKIIGALPQKRQTLMFSATMPPKIRQLAKKILTDPLEVNISLAKPAEGVLQGAYLVHDEQKQALIMDLLHDKPELKSILIFSATKKNVKSLYKQLKKDGLTCGSIHSDLEQHERISVLNDFKNRKFQILVATDIVSRGIDIDSIDLIINYDVPADAEDYVHRVGRTARAEQTGVALTFINGKEVRSFRNIERLIGTDIHKIPLPPHIGKGPEYSFKASSYHSSDRKTKKGKNQGKKKYNKNKKPGSQPLTS from the coding sequence ATGCACAGCTTTAAAGATTTCGGATTTCACTCATTGATAGAGGAGAGCATTGATTCAATGGGCTTTATTAAGCCAACACCGGTTCAGACACAAACAATTCCTGTAATACTTCAGGGGAGGGACCTTATAGCCTGCGCACAGACAGGGACCGGGAAAACCGCCGCTTTCCTTCTTCCTGTACTGCAAAAATTAGTTGAAAATAATGATTTCGATGGCATTAAGCTACTTGTTATTGTTCCGACAAGGGAACTGGCAATACAGATCGATCAGCAGCTCCAGGGTTTTTCATATTTTGTGCCGGTTAGCTCAGTGGCAGTTTACGGAGGAGGTGACGGGGACTCATGGGAGCGGCAAAAATCAGCCGTTGCAGAGGGAGTGAATATGATCATTGCCACCCCAGGCCGGCTGATTTCTTTAATAAACCTTGAGTATCTCAGGGCCGAAAGCCTCAGGACCCTCGTGCTGGACGAGGCTGACAGGATGCTCGACATGGGATTCTATGAAGACATCGTCAAGATCATAGGTGCTCTTCCCCAGAAAAGGCAGACACTTATGTTCTCTGCCACAATGCCTCCGAAGATAAGACAACTGGCAAAAAAGATTCTTACCGATCCTTTGGAGGTAAACATATCTCTTGCAAAACCTGCCGAAGGTGTTCTGCAGGGAGCCTACCTGGTTCATGACGAACAAAAGCAGGCACTCATTATGGACCTGCTTCATGACAAACCTGAATTGAAAAGCATACTCATATTTTCAGCGACCAAAAAAAATGTAAAATCCCTTTACAAGCAACTAAAGAAAGACGGTCTCACCTGCGGGTCCATTCATTCAGATCTTGAACAACACGAACGCATTTCAGTCCTCAATGACTTTAAAAACAGGAAATTCCAGATACTTGTTGCAACCGATATTGTTTCCCGCGGTATTGATATTGACAGTATAGATCTTATCATTAACTACGATGTACCGGCAGACGCTGAGGATTATGTTCACCGTGTAGGGCGTACCGCAAGGGCGGAACAGACAGGTGTGGCCCTGACATTCATTAACGGGAAAGAGGTTAGGAGCTTCAGGAATATAGAAAGGCTGATCGGAACGGATATACATAAAATACCTCTTCCCCCGCATATAGGAAAAGGTCCTGAATACTCATTCAAAGCTTCATCATATCATTCATCTGACCGGAAAACCAAAAAAGGTAAAAACCAGGGCAAAAAGAAGTACAACAAAAATAAGAAACCAGGCTCTCAGCCCCTTACATCATAG
- the dnaB gene encoding replicative DNA helicase: MEKPVKSSFARIQPAQDYGKIPPQAIELEETVLGAIMLEKDALIAVLDLLKPESFYKEAHQKIYTAIMSLSLEEKPIDILTVTEELKKQKQLEAVGGAFYITQLTSRVSSAAHIEYHARIIAQKFIQRELIRISSEIQNRSYDEGSDVDDLLDYSETELFNIAEGNIKKETVRINVLIKEAINQIEESGKREDHLSGIPSGFTKIDRITSGWQKSDLVIIAARPSMGKTAFVLSMTRNIAVEHKRPVAVFSLEMASIQLVNRLIVSETKLPSDRIRNGKLHDYEWEQLEIKIKNLVDAPVFIDDTPAISIYELRAKCRRLKRQHNIELIIIDYLQLMTGTVETRGNREQEVSTISRSLKAISKELDVPVIALSQLNRAVETRGGTKRPQLSDLRESGAIEQDADMVLFIHRPEYYGFLEDDEGNSNIGIAEILIAKHRNGPIGDVKLKFNAESASFTELEDDLQPIAEDDASVTLGSKMNENSEFSKGFSSNRDIDIDNDQPPF; the protein is encoded by the coding sequence ATGGAAAAACCAGTTAAAAGCAGCTTTGCAAGGATACAGCCAGCCCAGGATTACGGCAAGATCCCTCCCCAGGCTATTGAGTTGGAAGAAACCGTTCTCGGGGCAATAATGCTTGAGAAGGATGCCCTAATTGCAGTGCTTGACCTTCTTAAGCCGGAAAGCTTTTACAAAGAGGCGCACCAGAAGATTTACACAGCTATAATGAGTTTGTCACTGGAGGAAAAACCGATAGACATACTGACAGTGACAGAGGAGTTGAAAAAGCAAAAACAACTTGAAGCTGTCGGAGGTGCATTTTACATTACCCAGCTAACCAGCCGGGTATCATCGGCAGCACATATTGAATACCATGCCCGCATTATAGCACAGAAGTTCATCCAGCGCGAACTTATCAGGATATCATCTGAGATTCAGAACCGATCATATGACGAGGGCTCCGATGTTGATGATCTGCTGGACTATTCAGAGACCGAGCTCTTCAATATAGCAGAGGGGAACATAAAAAAAGAGACTGTCAGGATAAACGTTCTCATAAAAGAGGCGATAAACCAGATCGAAGAATCGGGCAAGAGAGAGGATCATCTGAGCGGAATACCGAGCGGCTTCACAAAGATCGACCGTATAACATCAGGATGGCAGAAATCAGATCTGGTGATAATAGCTGCCAGACCTTCCATGGGTAAGACAGCCTTTGTCCTCTCAATGACAAGGAATATAGCTGTTGAGCATAAGAGACCGGTGGCTGTTTTTTCTCTTGAGATGGCATCCATACAGCTCGTAAACAGGCTTATAGTAAGTGAGACCAAACTACCCTCAGACCGTATAAGGAACGGCAAACTGCACGACTATGAATGGGAACAGCTTGAGATCAAGATTAAAAATCTTGTTGATGCACCTGTCTTTATCGACGACACCCCCGCCATATCAATCTATGAACTGCGGGCAAAATGCAGGAGACTGAAGAGACAGCACAACATAGAGCTCATAATCATTGACTACCTCCAGCTTATGACAGGAACAGTCGAAACCAGGGGTAACCGGGAACAGGAGGTATCAACCATCTCGCGGTCTCTTAAGGCGATTTCCAAAGAACTGGATGTTCCTGTTATTGCTCTCTCACAGTTAAACAGGGCGGTTGAAACAAGGGGGGGCACCAAGCGCCCTCAGCTTTCAGACCTCAGGGAATCGGGAGCAATCGAGCAGGATGCCGACATGGTTTTGTTTATCCACAGACCTGAATATTATGGTTTTCTTGAAGACGACGAAGGAAATTCCAACATAGGGATCGCCGAGATCCTAATTGCCAAACACAGGAACGGACCGATTGGTGATGTAAAACTGAAGTTCAATGCAGAATCAGCAAGCTTTACAGAGCTTGAAGATGATCTGCAACCTATAGCAGAGGATGATGCATCGGTCACACTGGGATCAAAAATGAATGAAAACAGCGAGTTCTCAAAGGGGTTCAGCTCAAACAGGGACATTGACATCGACAATGACCAGCCTCCTTTCTGA
- the ispE gene encoding 4-(cytidine 5'-diphospho)-2-C-methyl-D-erythritol kinase: MIVFSNAKINIGLHITAKRDDGYHNIETLFYPVRLADIIEILPVKGKGDHLLVNTGDTVDADPSRNLCIKALDALDGLIETRRLKIHLHKLVPQGAGLGGGSSNAAFVLMAANRILEGGLDRSVMASVAGSIGSDCPFFIHNRPLFAHGRGDQFEPSGISLAGYIIVIVFPGIRVNTAWAYAMVKPEKNKCQLREVLSDGPETWRGRVINDFELPVFRAHPEIGKVKRVLEDSGALYASLTGSGGAVYGIFSEKSNTRKIIGKFAGMFVWSGALD; the protein is encoded by the coding sequence ATGATAGTTTTTTCCAACGCCAAGATAAATATAGGGTTGCATATCACCGCAAAAAGGGATGACGGTTATCATAACATTGAAACATTGTTTTACCCTGTAAGACTTGCTGATATAATTGAGATACTGCCTGTTAAAGGCAAAGGAGACCATCTGCTTGTAAATACCGGCGACACTGTCGACGCTGACCCTTCCCGGAACTTATGTATAAAAGCTCTTGATGCTCTGGATGGTTTGATTGAAACCCGCAGGCTGAAGATACATCTTCACAAGCTGGTACCGCAGGGTGCCGGATTGGGCGGCGGATCATCCAATGCTGCCTTTGTCCTTATGGCTGCAAACAGGATTCTTGAGGGAGGCCTGGATAGGTCCGTTATGGCATCCGTCGCAGGGAGTATAGGCAGTGACTGCCCGTTTTTTATCCATAACCGGCCCCTGTTCGCTCATGGTCGCGGTGACCAGTTTGAACCCTCCGGGATATCTCTTGCAGGATACATTATAGTTATCGTTTTCCCGGGTATTCGCGTAAATACTGCCTGGGCATATGCCATGGTTAAACCTGAAAAAAATAAGTGCCAGCTTAGAGAGGTCCTGTCGGATGGCCCTGAAACATGGAGAGGAAGGGTTATCAATGATTTTGAGCTGCCGGTATTCAGGGCGCATCCTGAAATCGGGAAAGTCAAAAGAGTTCTTGAAGATTCCGGGGCCCTTTATGCTTCATTGACCGGGAGCGGGGGGGCTGTATACGGGATATTTTCTGAAAAAAGCAATACCCGCAAAATCATCGGAAAATTTGCGGGTATGTTTGTTTGGAGCGGGGCTCTTGATTAA
- a CDS encoding acetyl-CoA carboxylase biotin carboxyl carrier protein subunit, with translation MNKNDCEDKKIRCRSLVIDGTKYRTTLHRKYEARSAWAKPEKNKIYSFIPGTVVKILVKKGQCVKKGETLFILEAMKMQNLIKSPIEGIVEAINMDEGARVPKGKILVELGYGTGTSATASGNDT, from the coding sequence ATGAATAAAAATGATTGTGAAGATAAAAAAATAAGGTGCAGGTCACTGGTGATTGACGGCACCAAATACCGGACGACACTGCACCGAAAATATGAAGCCAGATCTGCATGGGCAAAACCCGAGAAAAACAAGATATATTCTTTTATCCCGGGTACAGTAGTGAAGATACTGGTCAAAAAGGGACAGTGTGTTAAAAAAGGGGAAACCCTTTTTATCCTCGAGGCCATGAAAATGCAAAATCTGATCAAAAGCCCCATTGAAGGTATTGTTGAGGCTATAAACATGGATGAGGGAGCAAGAGTCCCTAAAGGAAAGATTTTGGTTGAGCTGGGATACGGGACGGGAACTTCTGCCACAGCCTCCGGAAATGACACCTGA